A segment of the Streptomyces sp. XD-27 genome:
GCGTACAAGGCCGCGGGCGGCGAGGGCGACGGCGTCGTCACCTACGGCGAGGCCTTCACGGTCCAGCCGTTCACCAACATGATGACGACCATCGACCTGACGGGCGAGCAGCTGCTGGCCGCGCTGCGGCAGCAGGTCAGCGGCCCGAACCAGGCGGACCCGAAGATCCTCCAGGTGTCGAAGGGCTTCACGTACACCTTGGACCTGACGAAGACCGGTGCCGACCGGATCGTGACGGACTCGGTGAGGCTGAACGGCGAGGCCATCGACCCCAAGAAGACCTACCGCGTCGCGATGAACGAGTTCCTCGCGGGCGGCGGCGACGGCTTCCCCGCCTTCAAGGAAGGCAAGAACAAGCTGGTCGGCGCCTCCGACCTGGAGGTGCTCAACACCTACCTGGGGGCGCACTCCTCGGCGCAGTCCCCGCTGGCCCCGCCGAAGGCGGACCGCATCACCGTGGTGAAGTAGCACCGCTACGGCTTAACGGGGACGGGGTCCGGGGCGTGAGCCCTGGGCCCCGTCCCCATTCAGCGTGTCCCGCCGCCGTCCCGCCCCCGTTCAGCTTCTGCTGAGCGTGCGCGTCACGCCCGCCACCACGGCGGTGGTGAGCATCCAGCCGACGGCGACCATCGCGTACGCCAGCACCTGCCGTCCGTCGCCGGTCCAGTGCCAGGCGCCGCGCTGGCCGAGGCCCCCGATGGGCACCAGCAGATCGAGGGTGTAGACGAACGCGTTGAACGGCGGCCCCTCGCCGGGTTTGTTCGGGGTCGGCGAACCGGCGTGGAAGACGAGCGTGCCGAGAAGAGTCAGCGCGAGCAGCCACACCCCGGCCAGCCAGGGCCGGTACCCGTACCCGACGGTGGCATCGAGCAGCCGGCCCCACACCCGCCCGGCCGGGCCCAGCGTGCGGCGGCGGTGCCGCTGCTTGGCCAGCAGCACCCGGCGCGCCTCGTCGTCGTGGCCGATCTGCCGGTAGTAGGCGGCGAGTTGCTCGTACGGCTGGGGCGAGTAGCCGGGCGACCGGCGGACCCAGGCGAGGCGGCGGGCCAGGTCGTGCCGGGGCGAGGCGGTCGCCTCCGCGAACCGCACCGACCCGTACGTGAGGCCGTCCAGCCGTATCTCGTCGGGCCAGGTGGCGTCGTCGTCCTGTACCCACGTCACCTGGGAGCTGCGCAGATCGAGGGAGCCCGCGGGCGGGGCGGCGAAGCGCAGGTTGAGGTCCTCAACGCGCATCCCTATGCCGACCAGCGCGGCGCCGTCGCCGCCCAGGCGCGCCCCCTCGAAGGACAGCCAGTCCGATACCTGCGCGCTCCGCAGCCGCACGGTCCCCGTCGTCGTGAACCCGTCGGAGCACCGCATGGTCGTGACGGTCACGTTGTCCGCACGGAGCGACAACCCGTCGGTGTCCCCGAGCCGCGCCCCCCTCAGGTTCAGCCCGCCGGAGAGCTGCGCTCCCAGAAGCCGCAGCCCGCCCTCCGTGGTGAGCCCCTTGCCGAAGACCCCGCCGCCCATGACCAACCCGCCCGCGAACACGGCCCACCGGTGGCCGGGGACACGTATCGTCGCGCGGTTGAACTTCAGCTCGCCCGCGAGGTGGGCGTTCATGAGCGACACCCCGGCACCGTCCACGGTGGACCGGTCCAGCTCCAGGTGGCCTTCGACCCGCACCAGCCCGCCGTTGAAGCCGGGGAGTCGACTGTCGACGATCCGGATCGTCCGCGTCGAGGCCCCGTAGAAGCTCGCCTTCTCCTCCAGCCGGCACCACTTGAGCCAGAGCGTGTGGTTGATCTCCGCCCCGGAGAGGTCGAGCCCCCCGGTGATCCGGGCCCCGGCCAGCCGCAGCGAGGCGACGGCACCGGCCGGCGCCGCGTTGGCACCGAGCAGCAACGCGGCGATGACCTCGGCCCGTATCGTCCGCTCCGGCCCCCACCGGTCGCCGCCCACCGGATCGTCGGCCTCGGCCACACCGGTCCGCAGGTCGACCCACCGCCCGGCGGGAAAGGCGTCCCACAACTCCCTTTCGGGCGGCGTCAGCTCGTCGTATGCCAGCATCCGTGCAGCGTAACGACGGACTGCCGGGTCAGCCCTTGGCTTGCCTTCCCGGGCAGGCCAACCGTGTCATCACGGAGGAGCCGCGTCTTGATACGATCCCTCGGCGCGCGAATTCCGCGACTACCGCCGGAACAAGGGAGGTTGATGAATATGGCTCGCCAGACGCTTCGTCAGCATTCCCAAGTCCGGGCCGCGCGCGGGTAGTCCAGCGGCCCGGTCGTCTGAAACGACCAGGAGTGTCGCGTGTCATCTTTCTCTTTGACCGGTACGGATCTGACCACTGACCGCCTCGTCCTGCGGCCGTGGAGCGCCGCCGAGCTCGCCGCCGTCGTCGGTGACGCCCGGCCGGCGCACTGGGCGGAGGACTTCCCCGCCGAGGGAGACCGGGTCATCGCCGGGTTCCTCACCGAGCACCCGGGCGGCCTGGCCGAGTACGGTCACCGGCAGATCATCGAGCGGGCCAGTGGCCTGGTGGTCGGGTCCATCGGGCTGTTCTGGCCGCCCAGTGACGGGGCCATCGAGGTGGGTTACGGCGTCGTCGCATCGCGTCGAGGCCGCGGATACGCCTCGGAGGCCACCCGGGCCATCGTGGAGTTCGCCCTGACCGCGCCGGATGTGCACACGGTGCAGGCCGACGTGGAGTTGTCGAACCCGGCGTCGGTCCGGGTGCTGGAGAAGGCCGGGCTGC
Coding sequences within it:
- a CDS encoding oxidoreductase, which gives rise to MLAYDELTPPERELWDAFPAGRWVDLRTGVAEADDPVGGDRWGPERTIRAEVIAALLLGANAAPAGAVASLRLAGARITGGLDLSGAEINHTLWLKWCRLEEKASFYGASTRTIRIVDSRLPGFNGGLVRVEGHLELDRSTVDGAGVSLMNAHLAGELKFNRATIRVPGHRWAVFAGGLVMGGGVFGKGLTTEGGLRLLGAQLSGGLNLRGARLGDTDGLSLRADNVTVTTMRCSDGFTTTGTVRLRSAQVSDWLSFEGARLGGDGAALVGIGMRVEDLNLRFAAPPAGSLDLRSSQVTWVQDDDATWPDEIRLDGLTYGSVRFAEATASPRHDLARRLAWVRRSPGYSPQPYEQLAAYYRQIGHDDEARRVLLAKQRHRRRTLGPAGRVWGRLLDATVGYGYRPWLAGVWLLALTLLGTLVFHAGSPTPNKPGEGPPFNAFVYTLDLLVPIGGLGQRGAWHWTGDGRQVLAYAMVAVGWMLTTAVVAGVTRTLSRS
- a CDS encoding GNAT family N-acetyltransferase, giving the protein MSSFSLTGTDLTTDRLVLRPWSAAELAAVVGDARPAHWAEDFPAEGDRVIAGFLTEHPGGLAEYGHRQIIERASGLVVGSIGLFWPPSDGAIEVGYGVVASRRGRGYASEATRAIVEFALTAPDVHTVQADVELSNPASVRVLEKAGLRRWSDDGTVARFRTTASDLSQR